Proteins found in one Mucilaginibacter gracilis genomic segment:
- a CDS encoding M28 family metallopeptidase yields MKKTNNHLLLLATLITLAGCKTKSSTSTTVSGPIIADSIKSQIAVLANDSLTGRKPFTPGETKTINYIASQFKKAGLEPGNNGSYFQDVPMVQIACTPWPTMQIDGKAKLSLKAVDDFVVFSRREQDTVQLKNSPMVFAGYGVVAPEYHWNDYAGLDVKGKTVVVLVNDPGFKSGDPTFFKGDTMTYYGRWTYKFEEAARQGASGIIIVHQTEPASYAWSVIKNSNTGARLYLQQADKHMSRCKMEGWITEDAATKLFAAAGITGDFRALARRKDFRAIPLNLNLTVGISNKLKYAMSRNVIATLKGSSQPTEAIIYTAHWDHFGIGPAVKGDSIYNGAVDNASGVAALINMAKAFSHNTDKPKRSIVFLAVTGEEQGLLGSEYYATHPIFALNKTVANLNMDALGFYGETKDIDVTGKGQNDIEDYVAEQAQQYGLTIKGDARPGAGSYYRSDHFNFAKVGVPALDMNNGQESTQHPEGWGKAQKDDYNTNRYHQVSDNYSADMDCTGMAQVANILFNIGTKLGNQSSFPGWKPKSEFKVIRDKTMGK; encoded by the coding sequence ATGAAAAAAACAAACAACCATTTGCTGCTTTTAGCAACGTTGATAACCTTAGCAGGCTGCAAAACAAAAAGCAGCACAAGCACAACAGTAAGCGGCCCCATAATTGCCGATAGCATTAAAAGCCAGATAGCCGTATTGGCTAACGATTCGTTAACGGGCCGCAAACCCTTTACACCCGGCGAAACCAAAACCATTAACTACATAGCTTCTCAGTTTAAAAAGGCAGGCCTCGAGCCTGGCAATAACGGCAGTTACTTTCAGGATGTGCCCATGGTGCAAATTGCCTGTACGCCATGGCCAACCATGCAAATTGATGGCAAGGCTAAACTATCGCTAAAAGCGGTTGACGATTTTGTAGTTTTTAGCCGCCGCGAGCAAGACACCGTACAACTCAAAAATTCGCCCATGGTATTTGCAGGCTATGGCGTGGTGGCTCCCGAATACCATTGGAATGATTATGCCGGACTGGATGTTAAAGGTAAAACCGTAGTAGTGTTGGTAAACGACCCCGGCTTTAAAAGCGGCGACCCCACCTTTTTTAAAGGCGATACCATGACTTACTATGGCCGCTGGACCTATAAATTTGAAGAAGCCGCAAGGCAAGGTGCCTCAGGCATTATCATCGTTCACCAAACCGAACCTGCAAGCTACGCCTGGTCGGTAATAAAAAACAGCAATACGGGCGCAAGGTTGTATCTGCAACAAGCCGATAAACACATGTCGCGCTGTAAAATGGAAGGCTGGATAACCGAAGATGCCGCCACCAAACTATTCGCCGCCGCAGGCATCACCGGCGATTTCCGCGCCCTGGCCCGCAGAAAAGATTTTAGGGCCATCCCTTTAAACCTCAACCTTACAGTTGGCATCAGCAATAAGCTAAAATACGCCATGTCGCGCAACGTAATAGCAACGCTTAAAGGCAGCAGCCAACCAACCGAAGCCATTATTTATACCGCCCACTGGGACCACTTTGGCATAGGCCCCGCCGTAAAAGGCGATTCGATATATAACGGTGCCGTTGATAATGCAAGCGGCGTAGCCGCCCTCATCAACATGGCTAAAGCGTTTAGTCATAACACTGATAAGCCTAAACGTTCCATTGTATTTTTAGCCGTTACCGGCGAAGAACAAGGCTTGCTTGGCTCGGAGTATTACGCAACTCACCCCATATTTGCGCTCAATAAAACAGTGGCCAACTTAAACATGGATGCCCTTGGCTTTTACGGCGAAACCAAAGACATTGACGTAACCGGCAAAGGCCAAAACGACATTGAAGATTACGTTGCCGAACAGGCCCAACAATATGGCCTCACCATAAAAGGCGACGCCCGCCCCGGCGCTGGCAGCTACTACCGCAGCGACCACTTTAACTTCGCCAAAGTTGGCGTACCCGCCCTCGACATGAACAACGGCCAGGAAAGCACCCAGCATCCCGAAGGATGGGGCAAAGCCCAAAAAGACGATTACAACACCAACCGCTACCACCAGGTAAGCGATAACTACAGTGCAGATATGGACTGCACCGGCATGGCCCAGGTAGCCAACATCCTGTTCAACATAGGCACCAAGTTAGGCAACCAAAGCTCCTTCCCCGGCTGGAAACCCAAATCAGAATTTAAAGTGATACGCGATAAAACGATGGGGAAATAA
- a CDS encoding enoyl-ACP reductase FabI, with amino-acid sequence MAYNLLKGKKGIIFGALDENSIAWKTAQACYAEGAQIVLTNAPIALRMGTINKLAEEIGAPVIPADVTLTADIENLFEKSMEHFGGGVDFILHSIGMSINVRKGIHYTENNYEFTHKGLDISALSLHRVLATAMKMDAINEWGSVVALTYIAAQRIFPDYNDMADNKAYLESIARNFGYQYGVKKNVRINTVSQSPTRTTAGSGVKGFDGFITYAEKMSPLGNATGEDCANYCVSLFSDLTKMVTMQNLFNDGGFSFTGVSQAVIEQMEK; translated from the coding sequence ATGGCATACAACTTATTAAAAGGTAAAAAAGGAATCATCTTTGGCGCATTAGACGAAAACTCTATCGCCTGGAAAACCGCACAGGCATGTTACGCCGAGGGTGCCCAAATTGTACTAACCAATGCCCCTATTGCACTGCGCATGGGTACCATTAATAAATTAGCCGAAGAAATTGGCGCTCCGGTTATCCCGGCTGATGTTACCCTAACTGCCGATATTGAAAACCTGTTTGAAAAAAGCATGGAGCATTTTGGTGGCGGTGTGGATTTTATTTTGCACTCCATTGGCATGAGCATCAACGTGCGTAAAGGCATTCACTATACCGAAAACAATTACGAATTTACCCACAAAGGGTTGGATATATCTGCACTTAGCCTGCACCGTGTATTGGCAACCGCCATGAAAATGGATGCCATTAACGAGTGGGGTTCTGTTGTGGCCCTAACCTATATAGCCGCCCAGCGCATATTTCCGGATTATAACGACATGGCCGATAACAAAGCCTATCTGGAAAGCATTGCCCGCAACTTTGGCTACCAATATGGGGTAAAAAAGAATGTACGTATCAACACCGTTTCACAATCGCCAACACGCACCACAGCAGGTTCGGGCGTAAAAGGTTTTGATGGTTTTATTACCTACGCCGAAAAAATGAGCCCCCTTGGCAACGCCACCGGCGAAGATTGCGCAAACTACTGCGTATCACTTTTTAGCGATTTAACCAAAATGGTAACCATGCAAAACCTGTTTAACGATGGTGGTTTCTCTTTCACCGGGGTTAGCCAGGCCGTTATAGAGCAAATGGAAAAATAG
- the ku gene encoding non-homologous end joining protein Ku: MRSIWKGSVGFGLVNIPIKLYSAVQSSSLDFDMLDSRDHSRIRYQRVNEHTQKEVPYDKIVKGFKIDDDYVIMEDQDFEDAAPEKSREIEIESFVDIADVNPMYYETSYYAEPDSKNNKAYALLIQALKKAKKAGLARFVLRNSESLCIVHPVGNVLVVTRIRFGQEIRSAEELDVPGTEVSKKELDMGLALIEQYAERFDVSKFKNEYSDDLLKIIHEKAKGKRPTIKKLKVKQASSDDLYDQLMNSLKTKKGA, from the coding sequence ATGAGGTCGATATGGAAAGGCTCGGTTGGGTTTGGGCTGGTTAACATACCCATTAAATTGTATTCGGCGGTGCAAAGCAGTTCGCTGGATTTTGATATGCTGGACTCGCGCGACCACTCGCGCATACGCTACCAACGCGTAAACGAGCATACACAAAAAGAGGTGCCTTACGATAAAATTGTAAAGGGCTTTAAAATTGACGACGATTATGTGATTATGGAGGACCAGGATTTTGAAGATGCCGCGCCCGAAAAAAGTCGTGAAATAGAGATTGAAAGCTTTGTTGATATTGCCGATGTAAACCCGATGTACTACGAAACATCGTACTATGCGGAGCCCGACAGTAAAAATAACAAGGCTTACGCCTTGCTGATACAGGCACTAAAAAAAGCTAAAAAAGCTGGCTTGGCACGGTTTGTACTGCGCAACAGCGAGAGCCTCTGTATTGTACACCCGGTTGGTAATGTGCTGGTTGTAACGCGGATACGCTTTGGGCAGGAAATACGATCGGCAGAGGAACTGGATGTGCCCGGTACCGAAGTAAGCAAAAAGGAACTGGATATGGGCCTCGCCCTGATTGAGCAGTATGCCGAGCGTTTTGATGTATCGAAATTTAAGAACGAATACTCGGACGACTTGCTGAAAATTATCCACGAGAAAGCCAAAGGCAAGCGGCCAACTATTAAAAAACTCAAAGTTAAACAAGCATCGAGCGACGATTTGTATGACCAGTTGATGAATAGTTTAAAAACTAAAAAGGGAGCGTGA
- a CDS encoding RNA polymerase sigma factor, translated as MNMVFEEIYRDYWNKVFRICMGYVNDHDWARDIAQDTFIAIWKQLPNFRNEAAIGTWIFRIASNNCLRQIERNNKMPRAEMPEQIEYKADPDKESQTQFLYKCIAELPETDRIIISLELENVKQAEIASIVGLSETNVRVKVFRIKEKLTKKFEKYEH; from the coding sequence ATGAATATGGTTTTTGAAGAGATTTATCGTGATTACTGGAACAAGGTTTTTAGGATTTGCATGGGTTACGTTAACGACCATGACTGGGCCAGGGATATTGCGCAGGATACCTTTATTGCCATTTGGAAGCAGTTGCCCAACTTTAGGAACGAGGCTGCGATTGGTACATGGATATTCAGGATAGCATCAAACAACTGTTTGCGGCAAATTGAACGTAACAACAAAATGCCGCGCGCCGAAATGCCCGAACAGATTGAATATAAAGCCGACCCGGATAAGGAAAGTCAAACGCAGTTTTTGTACAAATGCATAGCCGAACTGCCCGAAACGGACAGGATTATTATATCGTTAGAATTAGAGAATGTGAAGCAGGCCGAGATTGCCAGTATTGTGGGGCTATCGGAAACCAACGTTAGGGTAAAGGTTTTTAGGATAAAGGAAAAATTGACCAAAAAATTTGAAAAATATGAGCACTGA
- a CDS encoding TraR/DksA family transcriptional regulator, whose protein sequence is MKTENPKTRYSDSELQEFKQLLLDKLKGAKEELNNLASSLSSPNSNGTDDTAGTYKTLEDGSATLEKEQINQLAARQKKFIEQLEAALVRIENKTYGICRETGKLIPKERLRVVPHTTLSMEAKLKQ, encoded by the coding sequence ATGAAGACAGAAAACCCAAAAACCAGATATTCAGATTCGGAGTTACAGGAGTTTAAACAATTGCTGTTAGATAAGTTAAAAGGCGCCAAAGAGGAGCTTAACAATTTAGCATCATCATTAAGCAGCCCTAACTCCAACGGTACCGATGATACCGCAGGTACTTACAAAACGCTGGAAGATGGTTCGGCCACGCTGGAGAAGGAACAGATAAACCAGTTGGCTGCGCGCCAGAAAAAGTTTATTGAGCAACTGGAAGCGGCTTTGGTGCGCATTGAAAACAAAACCTACGGTATTTGCCGCGAAACCGGTAAACTGATACCTAAAGAGCGCCTGCGTGTAGTACCACACACCACGTTAAGCATGGAAGCTAAACTTAAACAGTAA
- a CDS encoding terminase small subunit, with amino-acid sequence MESNIPEETLTLQQQRFCDEYLVSFNAFRSAMLAGYSENTARKGELLHLPKVQDYLKAAMDKTKQRLQITHDMILRELAKIAFANMGNFYDDQGVLKPMYELSDDDKAAISQYQILDAVDDYGYQVGKLSKIKLHNKLSALDKIARHLNFYSVKAAEDGGRKAEDGGQKAEDGVRKNGCGSLIAEDGGRMAEVESLMTEDGVRKVEAGSLTAEFGGANLADRSFNTEVEQDEAEVLRRLAAVLPGEERGCADGEPEVYIDRMGKIAERFAVCDNVNETGPPIGGPADVLKNILTLSPTG; translated from the coding sequence ATGGAAAGTAACATACCCGAAGAAACGTTAACGCTACAGCAACAACGTTTTTGCGATGAATATTTGGTGAGCTTTAATGCTTTTAGGTCGGCCATGCTGGCCGGCTACAGCGAGAATACCGCGCGTAAGGGCGAATTGCTGCACTTGCCCAAGGTGCAGGACTATTTAAAAGCGGCCATGGACAAAACCAAACAACGGCTGCAAATTACCCACGACATGATTTTGCGCGAACTGGCTAAAATTGCTTTTGCCAACATGGGCAATTTTTATGACGACCAGGGTGTTTTGAAACCGATGTACGAACTATCTGACGATGACAAGGCTGCCATTAGCCAGTACCAAATTTTGGATGCTGTTGACGATTATGGCTACCAGGTTGGCAAACTGAGCAAAATAAAACTGCACAACAAATTATCGGCCCTGGATAAAATTGCGAGGCATTTGAATTTTTACAGTGTTAAGGCTGCTGAGGACGGAGGACGGAAGGCTGAAGACGGAGGACAGAAGGCTGAGGACGGAGTGCGGAAGAATGGGTGCGGAAGTTTAATTGCTGAGGACGGGGGACGGATGGCTGAGGTTGAAAGTTTGATGACTGAGGACGGAGTGCGGAAGGTTGAAGCCGGAAGTTTGACGGCGGAATTTGGTGGTGCTAATTTAGCTGATAGAAGTTTTAATACGGAAGTTGAGCAGGATGAAGCGGAGGTTTTGAGGCGGCTGGCTGCGGTTTTGCCGGGCGAGGAGCGTGGGTGCGCGGATGGTGAACCGGAGGTTTATATTGACCGGATGGGTAAAATTGCTGAACGTTTTGCTGTTTGCGATAACGTAAACGAGACAGGGCCCCCGATAGGAGGCCCTGCTGATGTATTGAAAAATATTCTTACTTTATCCCCCACGGGTTAA
- a CDS encoding lipoprotein signal peptidase — MKVAYIKPFVTAAFIILLDQIIKIWVRHHMYNGEEIRFLGDRGMLRYTENNGMAWGLELGGDWGKLALTLFRIVAVCGIGYGIVFLIKNKYHRGLIMNLALIFAGAMGNIIDSTFYGVIYGYAPLLHGRVVDMFYFPLITGHFPIGMPFWGGEEFVFFRPIFNLADAAISVGVILILFRQKHYFKHEPTEDESRNSEMVEE; from the coding sequence ATGAAGGTAGCTTATATTAAACCTTTTGTTACTGCCGCCTTTATTATTTTGCTGGACCAGATTATTAAAATTTGGGTTAGACACCACATGTATAACGGCGAAGAAATTAGGTTTTTAGGAGACCGCGGTATGCTGCGTTATACCGAAAACAACGGTATGGCCTGGGGCCTTGAACTGGGTGGCGATTGGGGAAAACTGGCCCTTACCCTGTTTAGGATAGTTGCCGTTTGTGGTATTGGCTATGGCATTGTGTTTTTAATTAAAAACAAATACCACCGGGGTTTAATTATGAACCTGGCACTCATATTTGCGGGTGCAATGGGCAATATTATTGATTCTACCTTTTATGGTGTGATATATGGCTACGCGCCCTTGCTGCATGGCCGCGTGGTTGATATGTTTTACTTCCCGCTGATAACGGGGCATTTTCCAATCGGGATGCCATTTTGGGGAGGCGAAGAATTTGTGTTTTTCCGCCCGATATTTAACCTTGCCGATGCGGCTATATCTGTTGGCGTTATCCTGATTTTATTTCGGCAAAAGCATTATTTTAAACACGAACCCACCGAAGACGAGAGCAGGAATAGTGAGATGGTGGAGGAATGA
- a CDS encoding YciE/YciF ferroxidase family protein, giving the protein MKTTTAQIATTDELKDSALNELFIDELKDIYWAEKHLAKALPKMIKGATSAELKTAIENHLKETENHITRVEAVFKAIGEKAVAVKCEAMAGLLKEAEELLGETEKGTMTRDVAIISAAQKVEHYEIASYGTMSTLANVLGYAEAVELLEANLAEEKNADSLLTQVAENTVNSAASSEKK; this is encoded by the coding sequence ATGAAAACTACAACAGCACAAATTGCAACAACCGACGAACTGAAAGACTCGGCATTGAACGAATTGTTTATTGACGAACTGAAAGACATTTACTGGGCCGAAAAACATTTGGCAAAGGCCTTGCCTAAAATGATAAAAGGTGCAACATCGGCAGAGTTGAAAACTGCCATTGAAAACCACCTTAAAGAAACCGAGAACCATATTACCCGCGTAGAGGCTGTTTTTAAGGCTATTGGCGAAAAAGCTGTTGCTGTTAAATGCGAGGCTATGGCCGGTTTATTAAAAGAAGCCGAAGAGTTATTAGGCGAAACCGAAAAAGGCACCATGACGCGTGATGTGGCCATTATTTCGGCAGCACAAAAGGTTGAGCATTACGAAATTGCTTCGTATGGTACCATGAGCACCCTGGCCAACGTGCTTGGTTATGCCGAAGCTGTTGAACTATTGGAGGCTAATTTGGCCGAAGAAAAAAATGCTGATAGTTTATTAACACAAGTTGCCGAGAATACTGTTAACAGTGCAGCAAGCAGCGAAAAGAAATAA
- a CDS encoding ferritin-like domain-containing protein — protein sequence MENTSDKLKEQLQHLLLICNDGIEGYRKAADNAKGIEFTTLFTDYVLQRIEYANELKAEIRALGGDADNVTGGTVGVLHRLWTDIKYKLSSDEEHAALDACIEGEKAAITVYDEVLKNPEALTPEIAELIQDQRDGIERALIKAEQLLRVYS from the coding sequence ATGGAAAATACGAGTGATAAATTAAAAGAACAGTTACAACATTTGCTTTTAATATGTAATGATGGTATTGAGGGATACCGCAAAGCGGCCGATAACGCTAAGGGAATTGAGTTTACAACCTTATTTACCGATTATGTGTTACAACGCATTGAATATGCCAATGAGTTAAAAGCCGAAATACGTGCTTTAGGCGGGGATGCGGATAACGTAACCGGCGGCACGGTGGGTGTATTGCACCGCTTATGGACCGATATTAAATACAAACTAAGCAGCGACGAAGAACATGCCGCTTTAGATGCTTGTATTGAAGGCGAAAAAGCTGCAATTACTGTTTATGATGAGGTGTTGAAAAACCCCGAAGCCCTCACGCCGGAGATAGCCGAACTGATACAGGACCAACGAGATGGTATTGAACGCGCCCTGATAAAGGCCGAGCAACTATTGAGGGTTTACTCATAA